A genomic region of Gemmata massiliana contains the following coding sequences:
- a CDS encoding protein kinase domain-containing protein translates to MSDTGDRPPTDTVPEPAPLDIPQPEARTRFAPGDPLPNLEMWVLERWLGGGGFGEVWLARHERKGVAAVKFCTDPTARHQLVTHERTVVARVMKHGDHPNVVPLLECNLSGDIPWLMYEFVEGGTLAEAVEEWSKLPAPRRLGRTVRVLHTIASAMAKFHQLTPPLVHRDLKPQNVLMSRGVPRITDFGIGGVAAEAAQSDRPEANTSILARVPTLLRAMGSSRYAPQEQLFGSPPNPRDDVFAIGVLAYQMMLSDLSAVPGPDAAAELRALKIPVELAALIVRSVAFDPERRPKDATEWEAKLAAVLQKKTVAHPSTQKPGESRDDPTEELDVPNASDSSGSIVTQMLDVPARGRWYSRPADKSGVEWRIVATTPAEVRLATGELYRFSIKSTATEKDVAALAVLGGLRSLYYLNLSYCSGVTDAGLTQLKNFTHLRQLFLRACPNITDAGLVNLYGLTHLRTLELTDCPKLTSAAIDAVQKALPKCKIQR, encoded by the coding sequence ATGAGCGACACCGGTGACCGGCCCCCGACCGATACAGTGCCTGAACCCGCGCCCCTCGACATCCCTCAACCGGAGGCCCGTACCCGGTTCGCGCCCGGTGATCCGCTACCCAACCTGGAAATGTGGGTTCTCGAACGGTGGCTCGGGGGCGGCGGGTTCGGCGAGGTCTGGCTCGCCCGGCACGAGCGCAAGGGCGTGGCCGCCGTCAAATTCTGCACCGATCCGACCGCCCGACACCAGCTCGTTACCCACGAACGAACCGTCGTCGCGCGCGTGATGAAGCACGGCGACCACCCGAACGTCGTCCCGCTCTTGGAGTGCAACCTCAGTGGGGACATTCCCTGGCTCATGTACGAGTTCGTCGAGGGCGGCACGCTGGCCGAGGCAGTCGAGGAGTGGAGCAAGCTCCCGGCCCCGCGCCGGCTCGGTCGGACCGTGCGCGTGCTCCACACCATCGCCAGCGCGATGGCCAAATTCCACCAACTCACCCCGCCGCTCGTTCACCGCGACCTGAAGCCTCAGAACGTGCTGATGTCGCGGGGCGTTCCGCGCATCACCGATTTCGGCATCGGTGGCGTGGCAGCAGAAGCGGCCCAGTCCGATCGACCAGAAGCCAACACCAGCATCCTCGCCCGCGTGCCGACGCTCCTCCGGGCAATGGGGAGTTCGCGTTACGCGCCCCAGGAGCAACTCTTTGGTAGCCCCCCGAACCCGCGCGACGACGTGTTCGCGATCGGCGTCTTGGCGTACCAGATGATGCTCAGCGACCTGAGCGCCGTCCCCGGTCCCGACGCCGCGGCCGAGTTGCGCGCGCTGAAGATCCCGGTGGAACTGGCGGCGCTCATCGTGCGGAGCGTGGCCTTCGACCCGGAACGGCGCCCCAAGGACGCGACCGAGTGGGAAGCAAAACTCGCGGCCGTGCTGCAAAAGAAAACGGTCGCGCACCCGTCGACTCAAAAACCGGGCGAGTCGCGCGACGATCCGACGGAAGAACTCGATGTCCCCAACGCTTCGGATTCGAGCGGGTCCATTGTGACGCAAATGCTCGATGTCCCCGCGCGGGGGCGCTGGTACTCGCGCCCGGCCGACAAATCCGGAGTCGAATGGCGCATCGTCGCGACCACGCCCGCAGAGGTGCGACTCGCGACCGGCGAACTGTACCGGTTCTCGATCAAGTCCACCGCGACCGAAAAGGACGTGGCCGCGCTCGCCGTTTTGGGCGGGCTGCGCTCGCTCTATTACCTGAACTTGTCGTACTGTTCCGGTGTTACGGACGCCGGTTTAACGCAGCTCAAAAACTTCACCCACTTACGGCAACTGTTCCTGCGTGCCTGCCCCAACATCACCGACGCCGGGTTGGTTAACTTGTACGGTCTTACGCACCTCCGCACACTCGAACTGACCGACTGCCCGAAGCTCACCTCCGCTGCGATCGACGCCGTTCAAAAGGCACTGCCGAAGTGCAAAATCCAGCGCTGA
- a CDS encoding UbiD family decarboxylase, whose translation MGHRNLSAAVADLERAGHLVRIEQEIDPHLEAAEIHRRVYATGGPAIYFARTKGSPFPMVSNLFGTVERARFLFRDALDGVRKLVELKTDPASARKRPWRYWNLPLLAWRLRPKFVRSGPILKHTTTVSQLPQLKCWPLDGGAFVTLPQVYTEHPDTPGWMKSNLGMYRVQLSGNEFEPDREVGLHYQIHRGIGVHHAAAVRRGERLRVNVIVGGPPALAVAAVMPLPEGLPELAFAGALGGRRLTVVRPNPQTPSPKKEGGFQSPSPLGGGVGEGFSLPLPAEADFVISGWIDPTRTKPEGPFGDHLGYYSLTHDFPVMTVDAVYHRPGAIWPFTVVGRPPQEDTTFGELIHELTGPVIPTVIPGLHAVHAVDAAGVHPLLLAIGSERYVPYAGTRRPQELLTLANAVLGQGQLSLAKYLFIVAKEDNPDLDIHDIGAFLRHLLERFDPEADLHFQTRTTIDTLDYSAGLGLNAGSKLVIAAAGPARRALGTTVPANLGLPDGFADPRLVMPGVLAILGPKCGARIDEDVDIARLLTSLNAAFCVSHSAFEGLPLIVVVDDSEFVARTLNNFLWAVFTRSDPATDVHGVVASMRHKHWGCRGPLVIDARLKPHMPPPLDADPAVTRRVDALFARGGPLSGLEK comes from the coding sequence ATGGGCCACCGCAACCTCTCTGCTGCCGTTGCCGATTTGGAACGCGCCGGGCACCTCGTCCGCATCGAGCAGGAGATCGATCCGCACCTGGAAGCAGCCGAGATCCACCGGCGCGTTTATGCGACCGGAGGGCCGGCGATCTACTTCGCGCGCACGAAGGGTTCGCCGTTCCCGATGGTGTCGAATCTGTTTGGCACAGTTGAACGCGCCCGGTTCCTCTTCCGCGACGCGCTCGACGGCGTGCGCAAGCTCGTGGAGCTGAAAACCGATCCCGCGAGCGCCCGCAAGCGCCCGTGGCGGTACTGGAACCTGCCACTCCTGGCGTGGCGATTGCGCCCCAAGTTTGTGCGCTCCGGGCCGATCCTCAAACACACCACGACCGTTTCGCAACTCCCGCAATTGAAGTGCTGGCCGCTCGACGGCGGCGCGTTCGTGACGCTCCCGCAAGTGTACACCGAGCACCCGGACACTCCCGGTTGGATGAAGTCGAACCTCGGGATGTACCGCGTGCAGTTGAGCGGTAACGAGTTCGAGCCGGATCGCGAAGTGGGACTGCACTACCAGATCCACCGCGGCATCGGCGTCCACCACGCGGCGGCCGTTCGGCGCGGGGAGCGATTGCGTGTGAACGTGATCGTGGGAGGACCACCCGCGCTGGCGGTCGCGGCCGTGATGCCGCTACCCGAAGGGTTGCCGGAGCTCGCGTTCGCGGGCGCGCTGGGCGGGCGAAGGCTTACAGTGGTACGACCTAACCCCCAAACCCCCTCCCCTAAGAAGGAAGGGGGCTTTCAAAGCCCCTCTCCCCTTGGGGGAGGGGTTGGGGAGGGGTTCTCTCTCCCACTTCCCGCAGAGGCCGATTTCGTCATTTCGGGGTGGATCGACCCCACGCGGACGAAACCGGAGGGGCCGTTCGGCGACCACCTCGGCTACTACAGTCTGACGCACGACTTCCCCGTTATGACGGTGGACGCGGTGTACCACCGACCCGGGGCGATCTGGCCCTTCACGGTGGTCGGTCGGCCCCCGCAGGAAGACACGACATTCGGCGAGCTGATTCACGAATTGACCGGCCCGGTCATCCCCACCGTGATTCCCGGCCTACACGCGGTACACGCGGTGGATGCCGCGGGGGTTCACCCGCTGTTGCTCGCGATCGGCTCGGAGCGGTATGTTCCTTACGCTGGCACTCGGCGCCCGCAGGAGTTGCTCACGCTCGCGAACGCGGTTCTGGGGCAGGGGCAGTTGTCGCTCGCGAAGTACCTGTTCATCGTGGCGAAGGAAGACAACCCCGACCTCGATATCCACGACATCGGTGCGTTTTTGCGGCACTTGCTCGAACGCTTTGACCCGGAAGCGGACCTGCACTTCCAGACGCGGACGACGATTGACACGCTCGATTACTCGGCGGGCTTGGGGCTGAACGCTGGGAGCAAGCTTGTAATTGCCGCCGCCGGCCCCGCGCGGCGCGCACTTGGAACGACGGTGCCAGCGAACCTGGGCCTGCCCGACGGTTTCGCCGATCCGCGGCTTGTGATGCCGGGGGTATTGGCCATTTTGGGGCCAAAGTGCGGCGCACGAATAGACGAAGATGTCGACATTGCCCGACTTTTAACGTCCTTGAACGCCGCGTTTTGCGTTTCCCACTCCGCGTTTGAAGGGCTTCCACTTATCGTTGTGGTCGACGACAGCGAATTCGTCGCGCGCACACTGAACAACTTTTTGTGGGCCGTGTTTACGCGCTCCGACCCCGCAACCGACGTTCACGGTGTGGTAGCGTCCATGCGACACAAGCACTGGGGGTGTCGCGGACCGCTCGTCATCGACGCGCGACTGAAGCCACACATGCCCCCACCACTGGACGCGGACCCGGCCGTTACACGGCGCGTGGACGCGCTGTTCGCACGCGGTGGGCCGCTCAGTGGGTTGGAGAAATAA
- a CDS encoding PAS domain-containing hybrid sensor histidine kinase/response regulator, which translates to MTFSPPNKPFPWLPAALVVVVAGGAAVCATAVPQPISGPLVGVLVIGAAALGWWANRSAPATRSVINTGPHDTLSESETRLRLLESAVVHAHDAVAIVEARPGEGPGRSVMYVNEAFCRLTGYARADVIGRSLYMLRGAGSDPDTLARLGAAMNSGTPLRVELRNYRKDGTPFWVDLSAVPVPDPEGKLSHWVMIQRDIDRRKSAERRARQTGQLLRAIIDAFPGPISAKDRDSRYLVMNQFQAELLGVTPEDAVGRTAAELVDATYGAMTVERDREVMSTCRPVQFEARYPAPIGDGRPWLTSKAPLWMPDGVDSEPAGARGVVTVALDISALKAAEDALRRSEERYRQLFRAVPHPVFVYDTQTLRILAVNEAAIRKYGYTRDEFLTLTVPDIRLADEVSYSLASAGDSSLPDGPPAIRRHRTRTGALIHVEVSSFALSLEGRGVKLALVNDVTERRKAEEELRRSEELFRGIFESTSAGVSLTNAEGLFVSCNPAFAAMLGRTVPEVLQLTPASLTHPDDLAEQQILLEEVRTGARDRFSYSKRYIRPDGQIIWAELSFAAVRNAAGEYEYGLGVSVNVTERRLLEDQLRQAQKMEAIGQMAGGVAHDFNNLLTAVLGNLSLVRLPDHDPNRPLLTAVEQAAARAADLTRKLLGYARRNQLVFAPVEPRDALGEVMALLRHTVDPRIHLALEIDPDCPPVHADPTLLVQAVMNLGLNARDAMPDGGTLTFTAEPVNLHENDPRPAGWDDVRPGRYVRLAVSDTGTGMTPEVQARLFEPFFTTKAIGKGTGLGLPMVHGIVKQHHGWIEIYSNPGIGTRIELNLPMSELMATPSRAHARTPLPIPIPAPFPVLAPSAPTPARALNAPTPATILLVDDEQMIRDLGTAVLTRAGYRVITAEDGQEAVETFQREFADIALVILDVTMPRMSGSDASRHMIRIDPNVRVLFSTGYSADDLAELDGSQGLLSKPYRPQELVAAVRAALTITPQPVG; encoded by the coding sequence GTGACATTTTCACCGCCCAATAAACCATTTCCGTGGCTCCCCGCTGCCCTTGTGGTAGTGGTGGCTGGCGGGGCCGCGGTGTGTGCGACCGCCGTCCCTCAACCGATCAGCGGCCCGCTCGTCGGGGTGCTCGTGATCGGAGCCGCCGCTCTGGGGTGGTGGGCTAATCGCTCCGCCCCTGCAACTCGCTCGGTAATCAACACCGGACCGCACGATACGCTTTCGGAATCCGAAACGCGTCTCCGACTGCTCGAATCGGCCGTGGTCCACGCGCACGACGCGGTGGCCATCGTCGAGGCGCGTCCCGGGGAAGGGCCGGGGCGGTCCGTGATGTATGTGAACGAAGCCTTCTGCCGGCTCACCGGGTACGCGCGCGCGGATGTGATCGGGCGCTCGCTCTACATGCTCCGCGGCGCCGGGTCCGACCCCGACACGCTCGCGCGCCTCGGGGCGGCCATGAACTCGGGCACGCCCCTGCGTGTGGAACTGCGCAACTACCGCAAAGACGGCACGCCCTTCTGGGTGGACCTGAGCGCGGTCCCGGTCCCGGACCCGGAAGGCAAATTGTCCCACTGGGTGATGATCCAGCGCGACATCGACCGGCGGAAGTCGGCCGAGCGCCGGGCGCGACAGACGGGTCAACTGCTCCGCGCCATTATCGATGCGTTCCCCGGACCGATCAGCGCCAAGGACCGGGACAGCCGGTACCTGGTAATGAACCAGTTCCAGGCCGAGCTTCTGGGCGTGACGCCCGAAGACGCCGTCGGCCGAACCGCGGCCGAACTGGTCGACGCGACCTACGGAGCGATGACGGTCGAGCGGGACCGCGAGGTGATGTCCACCTGTCGCCCGGTCCAGTTCGAGGCGCGTTATCCGGCCCCGATCGGCGACGGGCGCCCGTGGTTGACGAGCAAAGCCCCGCTGTGGATGCCCGACGGCGTCGACAGCGAACCGGCCGGTGCCCGCGGCGTGGTTACCGTGGCGCTCGATATTTCCGCACTCAAGGCCGCGGAAGATGCGCTGCGCCGGAGCGAGGAACGGTACCGACAGTTGTTCCGTGCGGTGCCGCACCCGGTGTTCGTGTACGACACCCAAACACTCCGCATTCTCGCGGTCAACGAGGCCGCGATCCGCAAATACGGGTACACGCGCGACGAGTTCCTGACCCTCACGGTGCCCGACATCCGCCTGGCGGACGAAGTGAGCTACTCCCTCGCGTCGGCCGGTGACAGCAGCCTGCCCGACGGCCCGCCCGCGATCCGGCGCCACCGGACCCGGACCGGCGCGCTCATCCACGTCGAGGTGTCCTCGTTCGCCCTCAGTTTGGAGGGGCGCGGGGTCAAACTGGCCCTCGTAAACGATGTGACCGAACGGCGCAAGGCAGAAGAAGAACTGCGCCGCAGCGAGGAACTGTTCCGCGGGATCTTCGAGAGCACCTCCGCGGGCGTGTCGCTCACCAACGCCGAGGGGCTGTTCGTTTCGTGCAACCCGGCGTTCGCGGCCATGCTCGGGCGCACCGTTCCCGAGGTACTCCAGCTCACCCCCGCGAGCCTCACGCACCCGGATGACCTCGCCGAGCAACAAATTCTGCTGGAAGAGGTACGAACCGGGGCACGGGACCGGTTCAGCTACTCGAAACGGTACATCCGCCCCGACGGGCAAATCATTTGGGCCGAACTGTCGTTCGCCGCGGTCCGCAACGCCGCGGGCGAGTACGAGTACGGCCTGGGCGTCTCCGTTAACGTGACCGAGCGCCGGCTGCTGGAAGATCAGTTGCGTCAGGCCCAGAAGATGGAAGCCATCGGCCAGATGGCCGGGGGCGTGGCGCACGACTTCAACAACCTGCTCACGGCCGTGTTGGGGAACCTGTCCCTGGTGCGCCTACCGGACCACGACCCGAACCGACCCCTGCTAACAGCCGTGGAACAGGCCGCGGCACGCGCGGCCGACCTGACCCGCAAGCTCCTGGGGTACGCCCGCCGCAACCAGCTCGTGTTCGCGCCGGTCGAGCCGCGTGACGCGCTGGGCGAGGTAATGGCCCTGTTGCGGCACACGGTGGACCCACGTATCCACTTGGCGCTCGAGATCGACCCCGATTGCCCCCCGGTCCACGCCGACCCGACGTTGCTCGTTCAGGCCGTCATGAACCTGGGTCTGAACGCACGCGACGCGATGCCCGACGGTGGCACGCTCACGTTCACGGCCGAACCGGTCAACCTCCACGAAAACGACCCGCGCCCGGCCGGTTGGGACGACGTGCGCCCAGGGCGCTACGTCCGGCTCGCCGTGTCCGATACCGGCACCGGGATGACGCCCGAGGTTCAGGCACGCCTGTTTGAACCGTTCTTCACGACCAAAGCGATCGGTAAGGGGACCGGGTTGGGGCTGCCGATGGTCCACGGCATCGTGAAACAGCACCACGGCTGGATCGAGATCTACTCCAACCCCGGCATCGGAACCCGGATCGAACTGAATTTGCCCATGTCCGAACTGATGGCCACCCCGTCGCGCGCACACGCGCGCACCCCGCTACCGATTCCGATCCCGGCTCCGTTCCCGGTACTCGCCCCGAGCGCACCGACTCCCGCACGGGCGCTGAACGCGCCCACCCCGGCAACGATTCTCCTGGTGGACGACGAGCAGATGATCCGCGACCTGGGCACGGCGGTTCTCACGCGGGCCGGGTACCGGGTTATTACCGCCGAGGACGGCCAGGAAGCGGTCGAAACCTTCCAGCGCGAGTTCGCGGACATCGCACTGGTGATTCTGGACGTGACCATGCCGCGCATGTCGGGCAGCGACGCCTCGCGGCACATGATCCGCATCGACCCTAACGTGCGCGTGCTGTTCTCGACCGGGTACTCGGCCGATGATCTGGCCGAACTCGACGGGTCGCAAGGGTTACTCAGTAAACCGTACCGGCCGCAGGAGTTGGTTGCCGCCGTGCGTGCCGCGCTCACGATCACGCCCCAACCCGTCGGTTAG
- a CDS encoding beta-ketoacyl-[acyl-carrier-protein] synthase family protein, with amino-acid sequence MRRVVISGLGVVAPNGVGKDAFWQACVDGHSGVGPIRSFDASNHPIRVAGEVIDFDPEPFIPDKFRKSVKVMGRAAKFGIGAAGLAVTDSGLDVASMDPERFGVVMGTGLVPMDLGELAPLLARACQEDGEFDETKLPDPNRTDSPLFPLWLLKYLPNMAAAHISMAFNCQGPNNTVVTACVAGTQAVGEGYRLVARGDADVMLCGGADSRIDPLMLLAYTALGTLSKSNGRAPGERSRPFDRLRDGFVISEGAAVLVLEEYERAKARNAPIYAEVKGWGSTFDAYSVTKPDPEGRGGARAIQSALTEAEVDFRDVGYINAHGTSTKLNDLMETAAVKRVFGEHSKNVQLSSIKSMIGHSIGASGAIEAAALAMSLKTQVYPPTINLTNPDPACDLDYIPNTAREAKVKYGLSTSFGFGGQNGALVMAAV; translated from the coding sequence ATGCGCAGGGTGGTAATTTCCGGCTTGGGCGTCGTTGCGCCCAACGGGGTCGGTAAAGACGCTTTCTGGCAAGCGTGCGTGGACGGCCACAGTGGGGTCGGCCCGATCCGCTCGTTTGACGCATCGAACCACCCGATCCGGGTGGCGGGCGAGGTCATCGACTTCGACCCAGAGCCGTTCATTCCCGACAAGTTCCGCAAGTCAGTCAAGGTTATGGGCCGGGCCGCTAAATTCGGCATCGGCGCCGCGGGCCTAGCCGTGACCGACAGCGGGCTCGACGTGGCGAGCATGGACCCGGAGCGGTTCGGTGTAGTCATGGGTACGGGCCTCGTGCCGATGGATTTAGGGGAACTCGCACCGCTACTGGCTCGCGCTTGTCAGGAAGACGGGGAATTCGACGAAACGAAGCTCCCGGACCCGAACCGGACGGACTCACCGCTGTTCCCGCTGTGGCTGCTGAAGTACCTGCCGAACATGGCGGCCGCGCACATTTCGATGGCGTTTAACTGCCAGGGGCCGAACAACACAGTGGTGACCGCGTGCGTGGCCGGCACCCAGGCCGTGGGCGAGGGGTACCGGCTTGTGGCCCGGGGTGACGCGGACGTGATGCTGTGCGGCGGGGCCGACAGCCGGATTGACCCCCTCATGTTGCTCGCGTACACCGCCCTAGGTACGCTCAGCAAGTCCAACGGGCGGGCCCCCGGGGAGCGATCGCGTCCCTTCGACCGCCTCCGCGACGGGTTCGTGATTAGCGAGGGGGCCGCAGTTCTGGTGCTCGAAGAGTACGAGCGCGCGAAGGCTCGCAACGCACCGATCTACGCGGAAGTGAAGGGTTGGGGGAGCACGTTCGACGCTTACTCGGTGACGAAGCCCGATCCGGAAGGGCGGGGCGGAGCACGGGCAATTCAGTCGGCGCTCACCGAAGCGGAAGTGGACTTCCGCGACGTCGGGTACATCAACGCACACGGCACCAGCACGAAGCTGAACGACCTGATGGAAACGGCGGCCGTGAAGCGCGTGTTCGGTGAGCACTCCAAGAACGTGCAGCTCTCGTCGATCAAGTCGATGATCGGACACTCGATCGGTGCGAGTGGCGCGATCGAAGCAGCGGCGCTCGCGATGAGCCTGAAGACGCAGGTGTACCCGCCGACGATCAACCTGACGAACCCGGACCCGGCGTGCGACCTGGACTACATCCCGAACACCGCGCGCGAGGCGAAGGTGAAGTACGGTTTGTCCACGAGCTTCGGCTTCGGCGGGCAGAACGGCGCGCTGGTGATGGCCGCGGTGTAA
- a CDS encoding NfeD family protein has product MLFSLRCWTGGLVPAIVWVLLFGSVAVAQEANSALFVTVQNPITSDVATRIENQISARANEKNEERRAWVVVLDFNPDGKPASTTNFGPCSDLAKFLSSPKMAGVKTIAFVHAPATGHTVLPVLACKEVVMSKGAAIGPVVVEGVPPLEVSEQVAYKTRFNRDDRWPIVQKMFDPNVALVKGVAKSNGAPRYADANNPESMSAIAGTAPVNGVQDRQPASYPTPVARAVELASGVAENQREVAELFGLPPLRSDPLAGRTPDAYQWALRGDVDGAMKESVNRVIRDVRKRKGNVLILILNCGGTDLEAARALADDLAGAQTGDDALLIIGFVPESAPDAAAVVALGCSEIVMTKPKGAEGEVKEADLGNFERYLKTAKPSAVAAQRQSLRDFAEQRGYPGVLFEGMLNRDVEVVRAEGEGNNRNKRKLMTRSEFETEQKANPGLWKQGRVVKQPGKRLELNATLAAELGVARLTVPTTNVDEVCSAYGLGKAKSPDPGWLDKFAEFLRIPAVTVILVMVGFIGLILELKVPGLTVPGIVAAVCFILVFWSQSRFSGEMFVLALLLFVLGLILVGLELFVLPGFGVCGISGVLFMLAGLGLVTLERFPQTWEEAVPLGVRISTYLFAMMGAMVAAFVIARFLPQVPYANRMMLTPPSDQSSANEVQLPGASEAAELLGAIGASTTALRPAGVVRFGEKFVDVVSDGGFIPSGSRVQVIAVEGTRIVVKEI; this is encoded by the coding sequence ATGCTCTTCTCTCTGCGCTGCTGGACGGGGGGCCTCGTCCCCGCCATCGTGTGGGTGCTGCTGTTCGGGTCCGTGGCGGTTGCGCAAGAAGCGAACAGCGCGCTGTTCGTGACCGTTCAAAACCCGATCACCAGCGACGTCGCCACGCGGATCGAGAACCAGATCAGCGCCCGCGCGAACGAAAAGAACGAAGAGCGCCGGGCGTGGGTCGTGGTGCTCGACTTCAACCCCGACGGCAAGCCCGCGTCGACCACCAACTTCGGCCCGTGCTCCGACCTCGCCAAGTTCCTGAGCAGCCCAAAAATGGCGGGCGTGAAGACCATCGCCTTCGTTCACGCGCCGGCCACCGGACACACGGTGCTCCCGGTGCTCGCGTGCAAGGAAGTGGTGATGAGCAAGGGGGCGGCGATCGGCCCCGTCGTAGTCGAGGGCGTACCGCCACTTGAGGTGTCCGAGCAGGTCGCGTACAAGACCCGGTTCAACCGTGACGACCGCTGGCCCATCGTGCAGAAGATGTTCGACCCGAACGTGGCGCTCGTGAAGGGTGTGGCGAAATCCAACGGCGCTCCGCGCTACGCGGACGCGAACAACCCGGAGTCGATGTCAGCGATCGCCGGGACCGCTCCCGTGAACGGCGTACAGGACCGGCAGCCCGCGAGCTACCCGACCCCGGTCGCGCGGGCGGTCGAACTGGCCAGCGGGGTCGCTGAGAACCAGCGCGAGGTCGCCGAACTGTTCGGCCTCCCGCCGCTCCGCTCCGACCCGCTCGCCGGGCGCACGCCCGATGCGTACCAGTGGGCGCTCCGGGGGGACGTGGACGGCGCGATGAAGGAATCCGTGAACCGTGTTATCCGCGACGTGCGTAAGAGGAAGGGGAACGTTCTCATCCTGATTCTGAACTGCGGCGGAACCGATCTCGAAGCGGCACGCGCGCTGGCCGACGACCTCGCGGGCGCACAAACGGGCGACGACGCCCTGCTCATCATCGGGTTCGTGCCCGAGTCCGCGCCCGACGCGGCCGCGGTCGTTGCACTGGGGTGTTCCGAGATCGTGATGACCAAACCGAAGGGCGCGGAGGGGGAAGTAAAAGAGGCCGATTTGGGGAACTTCGAGCGCTACCTGAAGACCGCGAAACCGTCCGCAGTAGCCGCCCAGCGCCAGAGCTTGCGCGACTTCGCCGAACAGCGCGGCTACCCCGGGGTACTGTTTGAAGGGATGCTCAACCGCGACGTGGAAGTCGTTCGGGCCGAGGGCGAGGGGAACAACCGCAACAAGCGGAAGTTAATGACCCGTTCCGAATTCGAGACCGAACAGAAGGCCAATCCGGGATTGTGGAAGCAGGGGCGGGTCGTCAAACAACCGGGCAAACGGCTCGAACTGAACGCGACTCTCGCGGCCGAACTCGGCGTAGCCCGCCTCACCGTGCCGACAACGAACGTGGACGAGGTGTGCAGCGCTTACGGTTTGGGGAAAGCGAAAAGCCCGGACCCGGGCTGGCTCGACAAGTTCGCCGAGTTCCTGCGCATCCCCGCGGTGACCGTCATCCTCGTAATGGTCGGGTTCATCGGGCTGATCCTCGAACTGAAGGTGCCGGGGCTGACCGTGCCCGGGATCGTCGCGGCCGTATGCTTCATCCTCGTGTTCTGGTCACAGTCGCGGTTCAGCGGCGAAATGTTCGTGCTCGCGCTCCTGCTGTTCGTCCTGGGGTTGATACTGGTCGGTTTGGAACTCTTCGTGCTCCCCGGGTTCGGCGTGTGCGGCATCAGCGGCGTGTTGTTTATGCTGGCCGGGTTGGGGCTGGTGACGCTGGAGCGCTTCCCGCAGACCTGGGAAGAAGCGGTCCCGCTCGGGGTGCGGATCTCGACGTACCTGTTCGCGATGATGGGCGCGATGGTGGCAGCGTTCGTGATCGCGCGGTTCCTGCCGCAAGTGCCCTACGCGAACCGGATGATGCTGACCCCGCCCAGCGACCAGTCGAGCGCGAACGAGGTACAGTTGCCCGGCGCGAGCGAGGCGGCGGAGTTGCTGGGGGCGATCGGCGCGAGCACGACCGCGCTACGACCGGCCGGCGTGGTGCGGTTCGGGGAAAAGTTCGTGGACGTGGTTTCAGACGGCGGGTTCATCCCGTCCGGGAGCCGCGTTCAGGTGATCGCGGTCGAGGGCACGCGGATCGTTGTCAAAGAGATTTGA
- a CDS encoding NfeD family protein, with protein sequence MDDYLIIAIVLMALGAGLLGAEILVPTGGFLVVGALVFFALAVGIILYQGTTIEAVVAIGGLAVGLPAAGFVAVAAWRRMSLDNVLNEVPTDSPIGVVPEANALKGRAGKTVSPLRPSGSVEFDGKRVDAMTEGMMLDAGVWVRCVDVKRGQVIVRAMESQPDVSEVERADAALPAQSKASAPANEEPHKDETQKEEPKRPRDDFDDFDIGLDKI encoded by the coding sequence ATGGACGACTATCTGATCATTGCGATTGTTCTGATGGCCCTCGGCGCGGGGCTACTCGGGGCCGAGATCCTGGTGCCGACCGGCGGGTTCTTGGTGGTGGGCGCGCTGGTGTTCTTCGCGCTGGCCGTCGGCATCATCCTGTACCAGGGCACGACCATTGAGGCCGTGGTCGCGATCGGGGGACTGGCGGTCGGGTTGCCCGCGGCCGGCTTTGTGGCGGTGGCGGCGTGGCGCCGGATGTCGCTCGATAACGTGCTCAACGAAGTCCCCACCGATTCCCCGATCGGGGTCGTACCCGAAGCGAACGCGCTCAAAGGGCGAGCGGGCAAGACGGTCTCCCCCCTGCGCCCCTCGGGTTCGGTCGAATTCGACGGTAAGCGCGTGGACGCCATGACAGAGGGCATGATGCTCGACGCGGGCGTGTGGGTGCGGTGCGTGGACGTAAAGCGCGGGCAGGTGATTGTTCGCGCGATGGAATCGCAGCCGGACGTTTCCGAGGTCGAGCGCGCCGATGCCGCCCTTCCCGCGCAATCAAAAGCCAGCGCACCGGCCAACGAAGAACCACACAAAGACGAAACCCAAAAAGAAGAGCCGAAGCGCCCGCGCGACGATTTCGACGACTTCGACATCGGCCTCGATAAGATCTGA